The DNA region TCAGAATTCATCATTTCACGAAGTTGAAACAAAGAATTGGCACAATAAATTTACTGAATTCAAAACCCAAACCTCTTGCTTACATATCAAATGTTTGTGACTCGCTATCGTTTTTGGAGATCAAACGCACTCGATTGTACTCGAGGAACACAACATGCATGAAAAGGTAATCCAAAATCTTTCGTGAAGCCAGCTCGCTTGCTTCCTCGCCTCCATGGCCATCAAATATTGCTGCAACACCTACAGTAACCTCCTCGACCACATCTTTACCTGGATTTATGGCAAGCATCTTGAGATTTTATATAGTCATTTGTCCAACAATTGCAATCAAGCCGAATGGCAAACATTGGAAAAGATAGTTGTGTGCTTTATAAATGATGTACCGGGAAGGGAATAAACCTACATGGCAATTTCATATGATACCAATGTCACCTGAAAAAGGCAATTTCATATCAAGATCACATGTAATACGGTCTTCTTGATACTCTCTATGACCTTGAAGAGTTGCAAATTGGCAATTCTTTGTTGAATTCTGAGAAGATTCTGCAGAAAGAAACCATTGAGGACACTCGGGCGAATTAAAAACAGCCGGGGCACCACCTTCTTCATATGCCATCATACATGACACTGAAACCCCATGAGCAATAAATGGAATAGTGCAGAGCAATACGCCTAAGCATGCTATATTCGCAAGCCCTTTGGCTTTCATTATGAAGTTTGTAATCAAAAAAAGCATCCAAACACCTACAAACAGTGTGAGCTTGGTTTTTGTCAGCAACAGCCATACAGCGTCCACAATATTATTTGCAAGAATATCTTTACGTATTTAACTGGAAATTCACATAATTCACCAATTTACCGGTTTAAATAACCCTCAAATCTATTTACCAGAGTCCTCACAGATAATCACTCCTCGTACGTCATTTCCTCGtcgatatataaaataaaaaccaaaccCAAAACTCCTAAAACAAGGAAATGATTATCTGACACCGTTAAGGAACGAAAGCTCAGAATtcttaaaaataacaaaacaaataaaaagaataaCTGAATCATACTTATGCAAAGATGAATAAAATAGAAAGAATGCATACCTCAATTCGACGTCAGGGCTTCGTTCTTGGTTCTTGCAAACAGGGATTGAAGTATTGAACAATGGTGTGAAGGTGGGTTGGACCAGAAAATATATAGACCTGGCCTTGACGGCTCAATCCTAAATGCGGCCCATTAATAAAGAAGGCCCATAATCTTCATGCTTCGTCGTCgaagatgatattttttttatatataatctatttttttaatagcTAAACTAGCTTTTGGTTTTTGAGATCTCACGTCCCAACTAGGTCAAGAGATGATTGGCtcattattgttgttgtttcgTAATTTATTTCAGAGGGTTAAATGTATTTAAAGCGTTGGTGATCGAGTTAATATACGATACTTGTAATTAGAATGGTAATTTAAAATACGCATTTCCATTTACATTATGTGTGTAACAAAACAAATGGTATATGCCTAATAATTTTGAATCTGAAAtcgaataattaattgatcattaaaataaaaaccagCTCCAAAACAGTTACCATTTTAACTTGAGTGCAAATCAAATTCAAGTAAATATCGATCCATTCAAGTTAAAACTTAAACGAataatatatattgtaatgaAGTAAAACTCGATTTCATCATTGCGAGATTATGCACCGTAAAAGCAACTCCAACGTTTTCCCTTTATTTGCCAAAATGGATccacaaaattcatatccaagcCCTAGTCTTGAGTCGACAAGGCAAATAAAGGGAAAACGGTTTTGTTAAGTTACTTTTACTATGGTCGAAAAAACTTAACCAGGCGAGATACGGGTGATAACGGATTGAACATACACAAAGAATGTTCCTAAACGATAACATATTCAAAACAATACATGGTGTTTTACACTGCCGTAGTCCTCAAGATTACGGCCTCTGCTCGAGATATTTCCCGACTAAAGGGTATTCCCCCTCCACCCAGATTCAactaaagaagaaaaagaaacttATGGAGCTCTGCTTCAAGGGAAGAAAGACCTATTCTAAACATACTCGTACGACATATTTGACAGCAAAATGACAGTGCCCTACACTATGGAACAAAGTGCCAATAGCACATCATACCTTCTAAGAAAAAAAACAGCTTTATATTCCAACTTGAGTCAGTTTGAGTTCTATAAACCTGAAAAGCAACAGTTTCTCATCAGTTTTTGAATGGCATTCCCTTGTCATTTCCCTCCCCTTTCAGGGCAGTGAAACACTATCAATTGTTTCAATATTGCCACCAACATGGAAAGTTTGGgataaaaattgaatttcatTCAAGTGCCTTTAGAAGAGCAAAACTTTCTCAAGTTTGCCTCCATAGGCCTAGCCATTCACAAacaatttttgacaaacaaAGGAGGAACTTTAACAACAATGCTTATTGAATTTACTTggtttcttgattttgtttacTTGGTATCCTATTGGGGAACGATGCAACCGAACAAAGGCCAACATTATCAACATCTTCAGACATGGTAAAGGACCCTTCATTATAATGTCTTTGTGACACCTTTCCCCTTAAGCAAGCAAGTTATGTTTTCCAttcttgttaaaaaaaaattttcagttCTGTTACTtattaatagtattattttgatttcttcTTCATATTAAGTTCACAAGTTATTCACtggtatatattatacataGATAACCATTAACGACGTAGCAAAAGTTTTGGAAAAATAACAACACTGCTGAGGAAAAATGGCATCCTAATTTCATTGTCGTAAAAAAAGAATACCACAAAGTCAAAGATCTAACCTTAATTATCCAGACCACAAGATGTATAAACATTCTTTACGAACTCATAATTCACCAAACTGTGTGGTCTAGAATGTTGCCTTATTTGGGGCGGTGAGTATGTGTCACTATCAACCAGgggctcattcggtatttgattGCCCATGTGATGGTTAAAGCATACGTCCAAGCTTGTGCATGAGGTTATTCCTGCCCTCCTCTTTCTCTTAAACCTTCACCTAACAGAGATATGAGCAACCAACAAGAGCCAGAAGTAATTGTCTTTCCAGTTATGCAGATAGCAACTCAATTATTTAAGATACCTGTCTTTTCTTTTCTCAAGATATCTTCGCACACATGCTTTTCTATTTGATGGACCGTCCACTGTTTTGAAGATAAGTTACATCAGACTGAGGAATAATAAAGAAAACATGACAGGTCCTGTTATTAATGCTGTCTACTGCAGGTTCACATTCGGAGTCTCTCGTTGAAAGTAAAGATGAATAATTGGAGTCAGCATTGTCCTAGCACATTCAAGCCAAGTTTGTGTTTTTTGGATAGATAGGAATCATGGTAACCTGATAGCATTCTCATCATGCTCCAATTTTACATAGCAATAATTTgacattataattttaaaaactgaaCAGATTTATGTCTACGATGACAACAAGCACACATTGTCCCAGCAATGTTTCACATAGAAAACTTTTAATCTAAGAGACTCATCAATGATTAGGTAACAATATGATTGAATTTGATATTCAGTGCCAAGAATAGCAAGCAGTTTAATCAATCATTAAATATGTTACCTCGGTAACACATAAAACAATGGGCAAAACTTTGATCATACACTGCTATAATTTCCATCCATTCCATGTTACCTTCCACTTTGCTGTTTTCACCAAACCGATCCATCACACCGTAATTAtcattttcaaagaaaaagtAACCATAAATTCATATACACAAATAAGGAAGAGATGAAAACAaatgaaaatactttttttttttgataaggcATGGCAAAGCCTTTAGTTTCAAGAGAACTTTGCTGCCTCCAACTTCAATGCAAACGTCATTGAAGCATGATCACTGGTGAGTTTATGATGGTGGTAGTAATAATAGCATAAAGTTTCAACTCCCAGTGATGACTATTGCTACAATGGCACATTATTGATACAGTCATTTGAACAACTTTTTTGAAGTGGTATATGAAGGCATGTTTACCAGGGTTCTCTACATGAAGTGTGTTGCTTTCTTCATCACAATCTTGACAATCGTCGCTTACTTTCACTGtacaaaaatttccaaaattgtAAACAAGGAATTATTTCAAAAGCAGTTGTCAATCTCAATGTGTATCGGAAGTTGGTACAAGAGCAAATCAGCACAATAGACATTTGATAATCTATCAGCTCACACACACAAGCGGGGGCCCACTTACACACATGCGCACGTGCACTCTaagatacacacacacacacacacacacacacacacagagataCTCATTAGGTATTTAAATTGGCTTTTGTGAGAGATGGCTATAATCATGATCTTGTACCACAAACTTCTAATCACCTGTTTGTGTAGTTAGCAAATGAATAACAGTAGTATCTGGACATGCTTTGTTGTCAACCGATTTTGATCTGCAGGACGAAGATTGCACTAAAACAGTGCCATCATCTGCTTGATCTTGCGGAAACTCCAGCGGATGTGAAGCAATGTGCATTATTGCCCGTGCCTAAGAAATTTGGCAACGTACAAGAGGTGAGTTCAGAGGTAGAAGCTAGCAGGGTAAGCGAGACATTAAAAACTGGGAAATTTAAAAAAGTTGgtaaaatcattaattaagaTATAAAAGAATAAATTTAAACAATATACTGGTCTTAATGCATTTTCAGTCATtaagtgaaaaaaataatacaaacaaaACAAATGAAGCTTCAATACC from Primulina huaijiensis isolate GDHJ02 unplaced genomic scaffold, ASM1229523v2 scaffold208286, whole genome shotgun sequence includes:
- the LOC140966936 gene encoding probable protein phosphatase 2C 51, which encodes MLFLITNFIMKAKGLANIACLGVLLCTIPFIAHGVSVSCMMAYEEGGAPAVFNSPECPQWFLSAESSQNSTKNCQFATLQGHREYQEDRITCDLDMKLPFSGKDVVEEVTVGVAAIFDGHGGEEASELASRKILDYLFMHVVFLEYNRVRLISKNDSESQTFDM